One genomic window of Stieleria sp. JC731 includes the following:
- a CDS encoding class I SAM-dependent methyltransferase — MSDPLCNEVRSNIIEHVPAGQMCCDPIWEAAYARFETPQEEIAKFIKRLTRFRFQDFDRNSRVVEIFCGRGNGLVALEQLGFTQVEGVDLSDTLLKQYNGAAQLHLANCLELPFEDASYDIVIVQGGLHHLPNMPGDLDQCLAEVRRVLRPGGKFFVIEPWRTPFLTFAHFVTELSVMRKLYAKGDALAIMTEQERVTYEQWLGMPAEIRQTFSKHFKELQWQASWGKLAGIFGV; from the coding sequence ATGAGTGATCCACTATGCAATGAAGTCCGCAGCAATATCATTGAGCATGTTCCTGCTGGGCAAATGTGTTGTGATCCAATTTGGGAGGCGGCCTACGCGCGTTTCGAAACTCCGCAGGAGGAAATCGCCAAATTCATCAAACGTCTCACGCGATTCCGATTCCAGGACTTCGATCGAAACAGCCGAGTCGTCGAGATTTTTTGCGGTCGTGGAAATGGCTTGGTCGCACTGGAGCAACTCGGTTTCACACAGGTCGAAGGAGTCGATCTAAGTGACACTTTGCTGAAGCAATACAACGGGGCCGCTCAGCTACATCTAGCGAACTGTTTGGAATTGCCTTTCGAGGATGCGAGCTATGACATCGTGATCGTTCAAGGCGGACTGCATCACTTGCCAAACATGCCTGGGGACCTCGATCAGTGCCTTGCCGAAGTCAGGCGTGTGCTTCGTCCCGGAGGAAAGTTCTTCGTGATCGAACCTTGGCGGACGCCGTTCCTGACGTTTGCGCATTTCGTTACCGAGTTGTCTGTGATGCGAAAACTGTATGCAAAAGGCGACGCGTTGGCGATCATGACCGAACAAGAACGCGTGACCTATGAACAGTGGTTGGGCATGCCCGCTGAGATTCGTCAGACCTTTTCAAAGCATTTTAAAGAGCTGCAATGGCAGGCCAGCTGGGGAAAGCTTGCCGGCATCTTCGGGGTCTGA
- a CDS encoding aldehyde dehydrogenase family protein yields the protein MSESQASVPLVKHWIGGEYQSSSVSEHFVSFDPETDQQLCKVCCGTVAEVDAAVQAAATAQERSSGLGPSQREAILLRAADLLLRDQDQFIDLLIREIGSPISKAKMEIGIAARVLRANASMARRMTGRTYQSDIAGRMSLAIREPLGVVAGITPFNVPLIKAIKHSSLPLATGNGFVLLPSPQSPMVADRVAKLYADAGLPPGLMNVVFGIGGQIGPALVRHPLVQAVSFTGSAKVGQQVQADCGQFRKRVTLELGGKNPILILSDADLQKAIPAAVRGGFIYQGQICMASSRVIIERGLMDAFVEKFVAAVQKLPQGDLHDPATVIGPVISKAARQRIDDHIADAYRNGASVLCGNQWTGNRLNPTVLSGVKETMRLYREETFGPVVTIEAADDEGHALQLAHAGSAMLSAAIFTQNIDRAFWLARSLRCGMVHVNDMTIQQEPDVPFGGDGDAGFGREGMETGIEDYTKWKWITVNGPSPSI from the coding sequence TTGAGCGAAAGTCAAGCAAGCGTTCCGTTGGTCAAGCATTGGATCGGGGGAGAGTATCAATCATCTTCCGTTTCTGAACACTTCGTCAGCTTCGATCCGGAAACCGATCAGCAACTCTGTAAGGTTTGCTGCGGAACGGTTGCCGAGGTCGATGCCGCAGTTCAAGCAGCGGCAACCGCACAGGAACGATCGTCTGGTTTAGGACCGAGCCAGCGTGAGGCTATTTTGCTTCGCGCAGCTGACTTGCTGCTTCGAGACCAGGATCAATTCATCGATTTGCTTATCCGCGAGATCGGTTCGCCGATTTCAAAAGCCAAAATGGAGATCGGGATTGCCGCGCGAGTCCTGCGGGCGAACGCATCGATGGCTCGACGGATGACCGGACGGACTTACCAAAGCGACATTGCCGGCCGGATGAGTTTGGCGATACGAGAGCCTTTGGGAGTCGTCGCTGGGATCACTCCGTTCAACGTTCCGCTGATCAAGGCAATCAAGCACAGCAGTTTGCCGCTAGCGACTGGAAATGGTTTTGTTTTGCTGCCATCACCACAGTCGCCGATGGTGGCTGACCGAGTGGCGAAGCTCTACGCCGACGCGGGCCTACCGCCGGGACTGATGAACGTTGTCTTTGGGATTGGTGGTCAGATCGGTCCGGCTTTGGTTCGCCATCCGCTAGTCCAGGCAGTTAGCTTCACAGGGTCAGCCAAGGTTGGCCAACAAGTCCAAGCCGATTGCGGGCAATTTAGAAAGCGTGTGACGTTGGAGCTGGGCGGAAAGAACCCCATCCTGATTCTCTCTGATGCGGACCTGCAGAAGGCGATTCCGGCAGCGGTGCGTGGCGGCTTTATCTACCAAGGCCAGATCTGCATGGCATCCAGTCGTGTGATCATCGAACGCGGACTGATGGATGCATTTGTCGAAAAGTTTGTTGCCGCGGTGCAAAAACTTCCGCAGGGAGATTTGCATGATCCCGCCACCGTCATTGGTCCGGTGATCAGCAAAGCCGCACGGCAGAGGATCGATGATCATATCGCCGATGCGTATCGGAACGGAGCAAGCGTCCTTTGCGGGAATCAGTGGACTGGAAATCGACTGAACCCAACGGTGCTGTCGGGTGTCAAAGAAACGATGCGACTCTATCGCGAAGAAACTTTTGGGCCGGTCGTCACGATCGAAGCTGCTGATGATGAAGGTCATGCGTTGCAGCTAGCCCACGCCGGATCGGCGATGCTCTCGGCGGCAATCTTTACCCAAAACATTGATCGAGCATTCTGGCTAGCTCGGTCGCTGCGTTGCGGCATGGTGCATGTCAACGACATGACCATTCAACAAGAACCTGACGTCCCCTTTGGCGGGGACGGTGACGCCGGTTTCGGACGAGAAGGAATGGAAACCGGAATCGAAGACTACACGAAATGGAAATGGATCACAGTGAACGGTCCATCTCCGTCTATCTAA
- the holA gene encoding DNA polymerase III subunit delta, producing the protein MPKSHAFEFLTKTAKGDPPEFSVAGLFGADRTLIGWATSLLVGDSDVTEFDGTTARWSDVNDELSTGSLFDMGEKRAIVIRDADAFLSANRSEVEDYLAKPGTVARLILQLQSLASNTKVYKALDKSHILICCSGETGKKTGATAVSRRKFLTEFVASRHQTKITGEAADALVEMLGDDVGFLDTEIAKLACYLQPGETIGEDLVRDVVAGWQGKTIWQITDAISSGNAAEALLQLDKLISGGQPPVALLPQIAYSLRKLGLATAIHLAAERAGKKPHLEDSLVKGGLRPFEIGRATSDMKRMKRERAAKLLEWLLDADLRLKGTHSSDGLDRFMLESFVLRLAQ; encoded by the coding sequence ATGCCCAAAAGTCACGCCTTCGAATTCCTTACCAAAACAGCGAAGGGCGACCCGCCTGAATTTTCTGTTGCAGGACTTTTCGGCGCTGATCGAACGCTAATCGGCTGGGCGACTTCGCTGCTCGTCGGAGATTCGGACGTCACCGAATTTGACGGCACCACGGCACGCTGGTCAGACGTCAACGATGAACTATCGACGGGGTCCCTGTTTGACATGGGCGAAAAACGTGCGATCGTCATTCGCGATGCGGACGCGTTCTTGTCCGCCAACCGTTCTGAAGTCGAAGACTACTTGGCGAAACCAGGAACGGTCGCCCGATTGATTTTGCAGCTGCAGTCCTTGGCCAGCAACACCAAGGTCTACAAAGCACTGGACAAGTCTCACATCTTGATTTGTTGCAGTGGCGAAACCGGAAAGAAGACCGGAGCCACCGCTGTGTCACGGCGCAAGTTTTTGACCGAGTTTGTCGCCAGTCGTCACCAAACCAAAATCACTGGCGAAGCTGCCGACGCACTTGTCGAGATGCTTGGTGATGATGTCGGTTTTCTCGATACCGAAATCGCAAAGCTCGCCTGCTACTTGCAACCTGGCGAAACGATTGGCGAAGACTTGGTCCGTGATGTTGTCGCGGGCTGGCAAGGCAAAACGATTTGGCAAATCACCGATGCGATCTCTTCTGGCAATGCAGCCGAAGCGTTACTGCAATTGGACAAGTTAATCTCTGGCGGACAGCCACCGGTCGCGTTGCTGCCGCAGATTGCCTACTCGCTGCGTAAGCTTGGCTTGGCAACCGCCATTCACTTGGCTGCCGAACGTGCAGGCAAAAAACCACACCTCGAAGACTCGCTTGTCAAAGGCGGACTACGCCCCTTCGAAATTGGGCGTGCGACTTCGGATATGAAACGCATGAAGCGTGAACGGGCCGCCAAACTGCTTGAGTGGCTGCTCGACGCGGACCTTCGACTCAAAGGCACGCACAGTTCGGACGGCTTGGACCGTTTCATGCTGGAAAGCTTCGTATTGCGACTGGCCCAATAA
- a CDS encoding glycosyltransferase family 2 protein, with translation MKDSPELSVVMPCLNEADTVGICVEKAVRAMREAGVHGEVVVADNGSTDGSQELAIEQGARIVDVAERGYGAALMHGIEASDGKYVLMGDADDSYDFLEIPKFVDSLREGHDLVQGCRLPRGGGRVLPGAMPFLHRWFGNPVLSMLVRLMFRIPINDVYCGMRGFTRKHYDQLDLRSPGMEFATEMIIKSGLHRNAHGTSMSQVPITLHPDGRKQHGPHLRTFRDGWRTLRLFLAFSPTWTFFRPGLVLLAVGLFGYAMALPQVRLFGAALDVHTLLVASLFLLLGWQCVLLATLARIFTGREGMMPPHEKLEHVTVERGLLFGIVSGVVGISMVGAIVFQWWKSGFGPLDYPETMRWVVPGVTMIAIGFQTAMASLMAGVLMMQRSRRLKPIAEVGK, from the coding sequence ATGAAAGACTCACCCGAACTGTCTGTCGTGATGCCTTGTTTGAACGAGGCCGATACGGTTGGAATCTGTGTGGAGAAAGCGGTTCGCGCCATGCGTGAAGCCGGCGTCCATGGTGAAGTTGTGGTCGCCGACAACGGAAGCACTGACGGCTCCCAAGAGCTTGCCATCGAACAGGGGGCCCGAATCGTTGACGTTGCCGAACGCGGGTATGGTGCCGCATTGATGCATGGTATCGAAGCCAGCGATGGTAAGTACGTGTTGATGGGTGACGCCGATGACAGCTACGACTTTTTAGAGATCCCAAAATTTGTTGACAGTCTTCGTGAAGGGCATGACCTAGTTCAGGGCTGCCGACTGCCGCGTGGTGGCGGGAGGGTGCTTCCGGGGGCGATGCCGTTTCTGCATCGCTGGTTTGGCAATCCGGTCCTTAGCATGCTTGTGCGACTGATGTTTCGAATCCCGATCAACGATGTTTATTGCGGAATGCGAGGCTTCACACGAAAACACTACGATCAACTTGATTTGCGTTCGCCGGGGATGGAGTTCGCTACCGAGATGATTATCAAAAGCGGTCTACACCGAAATGCTCATGGCACTTCGATGAGCCAAGTGCCGATCACCTTGCATCCCGATGGACGAAAGCAGCATGGGCCGCACTTAAGGACATTTCGTGATGGCTGGCGCACGCTGCGATTGTTCCTCGCATTTAGCCCAACATGGACTTTCTTCCGGCCTGGACTGGTGCTGTTGGCAGTCGGGCTGTTCGGCTACGCCATGGCACTGCCTCAGGTAAGGCTGTTCGGCGCGGCGCTTGACGTTCATACGTTGTTGGTCGCAAGCTTGTTTCTGCTGCTCGGTTGGCAATGTGTTTTGTTGGCGACGCTCGCAAGAATCTTTACCGGCCGCGAAGGGATGATGCCGCCGCATGAAAAGCTCGAACATGTAACCGTCGAACGAGGCCTCCTGTTTGGAATCGTTAGCGGCGTTGTCGGCATCTCGATGGTCGGAGCGATCGTCTTTCAGTGGTGGAAATCAGGGTTCGGTCCGTTGGACTATCCCGAGACGATGCGTTGGGTCGTCCCCGGAGTGACCATGATTGCGATCGGATTTCAAACCGCAATGGCGTCCTTGATGGCAGGCGTATTGATGATGCAGCGATCCAGACGACTGAAGCCGATCGCAGAGGTTGGGAAATGA
- a CDS encoding ribonuclease R family protein has product MEISQELADRVMRLVVAPEYRPSKPKQIAAALELPPDGYRELRRTIKQLVLEGRLIYGSNHLVISTGAIGGPQDRIRGVFRMAAGGAFGFVRPGDSGDGAMTDDLFIPPGKTGGALEGDIVEVKVRPGRRGENEGSVHRIIERSRRQFTGTYVSVNKAPAVYLDGTPYDEPVYLGDVEGLPLEVNDKVYVEVVRFPGEKGQGGEAVLLERLGSNKNPNIDTLTIMRQYALPDSFPDEVIEEARKRSDEFNEDALPEDRVDFSDQLTITIDPYDARDFDDAISLSKNEKGHWRLLVHIADVGYFVHPGGKIDEEARRRATSVYLPNRVIPMIPEIISNHLASLQPERKRLAKTVEIEMTDEGVVVHSEVHNSIIRSDKRLHYALVDQFLDDPDRYRESWGSDVCDMLTAMHSLAMTIRQRRLKGGAITMDMPEVKLEFDRNGKVKGAYRTVNTESHQVIEEFMLAANQAVATWLDDLGLKFLHRIHPPPDRRKLRQLSMFIKELGIGVDSVESRFEIQNVIDRVAKTPLEDAVNFSVLRSMNKAVYGPQTEGHYALDMDHYCHFTSPIRRYPDLTVHRLIDRLRRGESTPDDSMGTLVSLGHHCSDQERNAAQAERELTELKLLHFMKRNIGQSMPAVITRVFADGFLARCTKLPIDGYVGVDQLPQDQYRFERRGQMLIGFKAHHRYRLGDQLTVRIAKVDLIGRQLFLHPEKNHSVGSGKPTDRRSGSPKANRPKPGKRGKGKKAKRGKRR; this is encoded by the coding sequence ATGGAAATCTCTCAAGAGCTTGCCGATCGCGTGATGCGACTGGTGGTTGCACCGGAATATCGGCCAAGCAAGCCAAAACAAATTGCGGCCGCTTTGGAATTGCCGCCGGACGGCTACCGTGAACTCCGTCGAACGATCAAGCAGTTGGTTCTCGAAGGTCGATTGATCTACGGTTCGAACCATTTGGTGATTAGCACGGGAGCCATCGGTGGTCCGCAAGATCGCATTCGCGGTGTGTTCCGAATGGCCGCTGGCGGCGCGTTCGGGTTCGTCCGTCCCGGCGACTCCGGTGACGGCGCGATGACCGATGACCTATTCATCCCACCCGGCAAAACCGGCGGAGCCTTAGAAGGCGACATCGTCGAAGTTAAAGTTAGGCCGGGCCGAAGGGGCGAAAACGAAGGCTCGGTTCACCGCATCATCGAACGTTCGCGACGTCAATTCACCGGCACCTATGTGTCGGTCAACAAAGCTCCCGCAGTCTATCTCGACGGTACACCCTACGACGAACCTGTCTATCTTGGCGACGTCGAAGGTCTACCGTTGGAAGTCAACGACAAGGTCTACGTTGAAGTCGTCCGATTCCCCGGTGAAAAAGGGCAGGGCGGTGAAGCGGTGTTGTTGGAACGTTTGGGAAGCAATAAAAACCCGAACATCGATACGCTGACCATCATGCGTCAGTACGCGTTGCCAGATTCGTTTCCCGATGAGGTGATCGAAGAGGCTCGGAAGCGTTCGGACGAATTCAACGAAGATGCGTTACCAGAAGATCGAGTGGACTTCAGCGATCAGCTGACAATCACGATCGATCCTTACGACGCCAGGGACTTTGACGACGCAATTTCATTATCGAAGAACGAAAAGGGGCATTGGCGACTGCTTGTTCATATCGCGGACGTTGGCTACTTCGTTCATCCCGGTGGCAAAATCGATGAAGAAGCAAGGCGACGGGCAACTAGCGTCTATCTGCCTAATCGTGTGATTCCAATGATTCCGGAGATCATCAGCAATCACCTTGCCAGTTTGCAACCCGAACGTAAGCGGTTGGCTAAGACGGTCGAAATTGAGATGACCGACGAAGGCGTCGTCGTTCACTCCGAAGTCCACAACAGCATCATCCGCAGTGACAAGCGTTTGCACTATGCACTTGTGGATCAGTTTTTGGATGACCCCGATCGATATCGCGAGTCATGGGGAAGCGACGTCTGTGACATGCTGACGGCGATGCATTCCTTGGCGATGACCATTCGGCAGCGTCGATTGAAAGGCGGCGCGATCACGATGGACATGCCTGAGGTCAAACTTGAATTCGATCGCAACGGCAAAGTCAAAGGCGCCTATCGGACCGTCAATACTGAAAGCCATCAAGTCATCGAAGAGTTCATGTTGGCCGCCAACCAGGCCGTCGCAACTTGGTTGGACGATTTGGGGCTTAAGTTCTTGCATCGTATCCATCCGCCGCCGGATCGCCGAAAACTGCGCCAGCTTTCGATGTTCATCAAAGAACTGGGCATTGGAGTCGACTCGGTCGAAAGCCGGTTCGAAATTCAGAATGTGATCGATCGCGTCGCGAAGACACCGCTAGAAGACGCGGTGAACTTTTCGGTCTTACGCAGCATGAACAAAGCAGTCTACGGTCCTCAGACTGAAGGACACTATGCGTTGGACATGGATCATTACTGCCACTTCACAAGTCCCATTCGGCGCTACCCTGACTTAACGGTACACCGGTTGATCGATCGGTTGCGACGTGGCGAGTCGACTCCAGATGATTCGATGGGAACGCTGGTCAGTCTTGGTCACCACTGCAGCGATCAAGAACGCAACGCCGCACAGGCCGAACGCGAATTGACCGAACTAAAATTGTTGCACTTCATGAAACGCAACATCGGTCAATCGATGCCCGCGGTGATCACGCGAGTGTTTGCCGACGGTTTTCTGGCCCGATGCACCAAGCTGCCGATCGACGGTTACGTTGGCGTTGATCAATTGCCGCAGGACCAATATCGGTTCGAACGACGCGGACAAATGTTGATCGGCTTTAAAGCCCATCACCGTTATCGGCTCGGCGATCAATTGACGGTCCGTATTGCTAAGGTCGACTTGATCGGCCGGCAGCTGTTTCTGCATCCCGAGAAGAACCATTCGGTCGGTTCGGGAAAGCCAACCGATCGGCGGAGCGGATCGCCCAAGGCCAATCGTCCTAAGCCCGGAAAGCGTGGCAAGGGGAAGAAAGCGAAACGTGGCAAACGCCGCTAA
- a CDS encoding sulfatase-like hydrolase/transferase: MHSVVLPAVLSLICCLTILVDPLFANRPNIVLVMADDQGWGETGYNGHPILKTPHLDAMSENGLRFDRFYAGAPVCSPTRAAVLTGRSCYRVGVPEHGYALRHQEVALPQVLSDAGYQTAHFGKWHLNGLRGPGAPIFSHDPFNPGRFGFQYWLSVTNFYDRDPLLSRNGNIEDYKGDSSDVIVEQSMRHITELAKRDSPFFVVIWYGTPHSPFKASEQDMAPFKHLDEASMHHYGELVALDRSVGAIRKGLRDLNIEKETVLWYCSDNGGLPRIEPPTTGGLRGNKGQIDEGGLRVPGIIEWPETIKPRRTSFPASVMDMMPTILELAETKHPIPERPADGISLRPLFDGTQPDGARQSPIFFRYKKSAAMVDNAWKLTTRQLERGPYELYNLASDKIEKHDVGQANPDRLKSMTQRLKTWLEATDASEAGKDYPEGEVDTSHPQPMYWTERDDYQAYLDQWKDRWEYAGWLKRRSNRK, translated from the coding sequence CACTTTTCGCCAATCGTCCTAACATTGTCTTGGTCATGGCGGACGACCAGGGATGGGGCGAAACGGGCTACAACGGGCACCCAATCTTGAAAACGCCGCACCTAGACGCGATGTCCGAAAACGGGCTGAGATTTGATCGCTTCTACGCCGGTGCTCCCGTCTGCTCGCCGACCCGTGCGGCGGTGCTTACGGGACGCTCCTGCTATCGCGTCGGCGTCCCAGAACACGGTTATGCGCTTCGTCATCAAGAAGTTGCGTTGCCACAGGTCCTGTCGGATGCTGGATACCAAACAGCCCATTTCGGCAAGTGGCATTTGAACGGGCTACGTGGACCAGGTGCCCCGATCTTTTCGCACGACCCATTCAACCCTGGAAGGTTTGGTTTTCAGTACTGGCTCTCGGTCACCAACTTCTACGATCGAGATCCGCTGCTGAGTCGCAACGGAAACATCGAAGACTACAAAGGCGATTCGTCCGACGTCATTGTCGAACAATCGATGCGACACATCACCGAATTGGCAAAAAGGGATTCGCCATTCTTTGTCGTCATCTGGTACGGGACCCCACACTCGCCATTCAAAGCGTCCGAACAGGACATGGCTCCGTTTAAACATTTGGACGAAGCGTCCATGCACCATTACGGTGAATTGGTTGCGCTCGATCGCAGTGTCGGAGCCATTCGCAAAGGTCTACGCGATCTGAACATCGAAAAGGAAACCGTCCTTTGGTACTGCAGTGACAATGGTGGATTACCGCGAATCGAACCGCCAACGACAGGAGGGCTTCGCGGCAACAAAGGTCAGATCGACGAAGGCGGTTTACGAGTTCCTGGCATCATCGAATGGCCCGAGACAATCAAGCCGCGCCGCACCAGTTTTCCTGCAAGCGTGATGGATATGATGCCAACCATTTTGGAGTTGGCAGAAACAAAACATCCCATCCCTGAGCGCCCCGCCGATGGAATCAGCCTGCGTCCATTGTTCGACGGAACGCAGCCTGATGGAGCTCGCCAGTCGCCGATTTTCTTCCGCTACAAGAAATCAGCAGCCATGGTCGACAACGCGTGGAAATTGACAACGCGACAGTTGGAACGCGGCCCGTATGAGCTTTACAACTTGGCATCCGACAAAATCGAAAAGCACGACGTTGGACAAGCAAATCCAGATCGTCTGAAATCGATGACGCAGCGGTTAAAAACTTGGCTCGAAGCTACCGACGCGAGTGAAGCCGGCAAGGACTACCCCGAAGGCGAGGTTGATACTTCACACCCCCAACCGATGTACTGGACCGAACGCGACGACTACCAAGCGTATCTCGATCAATGGAAAGACCGCTGGGAGTATGCGGGATGGCTAAAGCGACGTAGCAACAGAAAATAG